From a region of the Oryza sativa Japonica Group chromosome 6, ASM3414082v1 genome:
- the LOC4340451 gene encoding uncharacterized protein, whose product MDALFEQLCALADMAVDGSRGFDPARLDGVLALFGGEARAALAAAEEEHEAAAGGTEAAVEAARGHLDDVMDAAVGKYRGSSGDADALSAATAAMDVAFKATTSNTRRS is encoded by the coding sequence ATGGACGCGCTGTTCGAGCAGCTGTGCGCGCTCGCCGACATGGCCGTGGACGGAAGCCGCGGCTTCGACCCGGCGCGGCTCGACGGCGTCCTCGCGCTgttcggcggcgaggcgcgcgcggcgctggcggcggccgaggaggagcacgaggcggcggctggcggcacCGAGGCGGCCGTGGAGGCCGCGCGGGGCCACCTCGACGACGTCATGGACGCCGCCGTCGGCAAGTACCGTGGGTCgtccggcgacgccgacgcgctgtccgcggccaccgccgcgatGGACGTGGCCTTCAAGGCGACCACGTCCAACACACGCCGCTCGTAG
- the LOC9267640 gene encoding STOREKEEPER protein, with product MSSSRRPPARAAATEAAADAALPLHPSSPRSKKRSSSSRRAAAGDRRPAARAPNPSLSPRGGGGAPSRKSERRRRPRSLAMAVHGHASTSGGPGLVWNDADEVALLTAAVAFRARNGFAPRLPDMGALFESLRGSISSHIDQAKVYYKLKRNKSKFLHAPPQATTTTPHDRRVRALSAELWGSELAPPAVEGDADAAEAADERDAEEGYIGGNLHVSVRLPVVSEVLGDYWRKNGRVLSGVSLERGLALVGPEEGRMAEAKWKRQLEVETQTQGRRHDLAKEVCAMLIDAVRGLGP from the coding sequence atGTCCTCCTCCAGgcggccgcccgcgcgcgccgccgccacggaggCGGCAGCCGACGCCGCGCTCCCCCTCCACCCGTCCTCGCCCCGCTCCAAGaagcgctcctcctcctcccgccgcgccgccgccggcgaccgccgccCCGCAGCGCGGGCGCCGAACCCTAGCCTCagcccgcgcggcggcggcggcgcgccgtcgcGCAAGAGCGAGCGGAGGCGCAGGCCGCGGTCCCTCGCGATGGCCGTCCACGGGCACGCCTCCACGTCGGGCGGCCCTGGCCTTGTCTggaacgacgccgacgaggtggCGCTGCTCACGGCCGCGGTCGCCTTCCGCGCGCGCAACGGGTTCGCGCCCCGCCTCCCGGACATGGGCGCGCTGTTCGAGTCCCTCAGgggctccatctcctcccacatCGACCAGGCCAAGGTGTACTACAAGCTGAAGCGGAACAAGAGCAAGTTCCTGCACGCCCCACCgcaggccaccaccaccaccccgcaCGATCGCCGGGTGCGCGCGCTCTCCGCGGAGCTCTGGGGCAGCGAGCTCGCGCCGCCCGctgtagagggcgacgcggatGCAGCCGAGGCGGCCGACGAGAGGGACGCCGAAGAGGGATACATCGGTGGCAATCTGCATGTTTCGGTGAGGCTTCCGGTGGTGTCGGAGGTGCTTGGTGATTACTGGAGGAAGAATGGGCGTGTGCTGTCAGGTGTCTCGCTTGAGAGGGGGTTGGCTCTGGTTGGGCCGGAGGAGGGTAGGATGGCTGAGGCAAAGTGGAAGCGGCAGCTTGAAGTGGAGACGCAGACGCAGGGGCGCCGGCACGATTTGGCGAAGGAGGTCTGCGCCATGCTTATCGATGCTGTCAGGGGCCTGGGGCCTTAA